A part of Arachis hypogaea cultivar Tifrunner chromosome 12, arahy.Tifrunner.gnm2.J5K5, whole genome shotgun sequence genomic DNA contains:
- the LOC112726843 gene encoding uncharacterized protein, translating to MSVIQKFFIASMFMWAVPVAILYGFNNNLFPGTDNLSPYSVTLVSGFLAVISVNVVIAFYIYLAMREPAEKHKPDPKFLAEAKASMKQPTTNAPQSSESQKKEQ from the exons ATGAGTGTGATTCAGAAGTTTTTCATTGCTTCAATGTTCATGTGGGCTGTCCCTGTTGCAATTCTATATGGTTTTAACAATAATCTGTTTCCTG GAACCGACAATTTGTCCCCTTACTCTGTGACACTAGTGAGTGGATTTCTTGCGGTTATATCAGTTAATGTAGTCATAGCATTTTACATATACTTGGCGATGAGAGAACCTGCCGAAAAACACAAGCCAGATCCCAAATTTCTTGCTGAGGCCAAGGCTAGTATGAAGCAGCCTACAACCAATGCTCCGCAATCTTCTGAGTCTCAGAAGAAAGAACAATAG
- the LOC112726839 gene encoding uncharacterized protein — protein MSKAPQEGDSALKSSPEPSNHEELKDGERKVIVESGEKEEVMNEISDNSDSDSDDEAQQNLQLQSLEAGLTANPYNYDSHSQYIKLLRKMGDVEKLRAAREAMSELFPLSPAMWQEWIKDELSLNTDSQDSSSVIVKLYERAVFDYMSVSLWCDYINFVQEFDPIVRQCSPAGISKARDLFEGALTAAGLHVAEGSKIWEAYRQYEQAIFLTIDETDTQAKEKQVQRIRGLFHRQLSVPLADMSSTFTDYKTWEEEQGSVQDPNIVSAYQKALEMYNARGHFEEHVTRLDSPDSERLQHYLSYLKFEETSGTPARVQVLYERAITDFPISPDLWLGYTRYMDKTLKVGSVVSNIYFRATKNCPWVGELWVRYLLCMERSHASEKELAEVFEKSLRCTFSTLDEYLDLFLTRIDGLRRRMASTGEEDQLEYTKIREVFQQASDYLSPQLKNTEGLLHLHAYWARLEAKLGKDITVARGVWENFLKICGSMLEAWKSYIAMEVELGHINEARSIYRRCYSKRFSGTGSEDICDSWLRFEREFGKLEDFDHALQKVTPRLEQLRLFRMQQESNSIEENENSRRKNAHDKRKLGSDISKEQTPAKRPRGVDRVAEKTHVENKHHGQNSSQETKLEDVNSRNNKSDDNLPPKESKTYSDQCTAFISNLHVKANYEHVRNFFSDVGGVVAIRILNDNFTGKSRGLAYVDFLDDEHLAAGLAKNKQKLLGKRLSILRSDPKRGKMKSSAPKSLKEHADAPDHSSRKGSMSKETGDTSKVSDVKDEGISSRKPRKNTFAMPRNVKLHGVAANRSKTEEDDEKPKSNDEFRKMFIH, from the coding sequence ATGTCCAAGGCACCACAAGAGGGAGACTCTGCTCTCAAATCCTCACCTGAACCTAGCAATCATGAGGAACTTAAAGATGGAGAGCGAAAAGTGATCGTGGAGAGTGGAGAGAAGGAGGAAGTAATGAACGAGATATCAGATAATTCTGATTCTGATTCAGATGATGAGGCTCAGCAGAACCTCCAGCTCCAATCCCTAGAAGCTGGGCTTACTGCTAATCCCTACAACTATGATTCTCACTCGCAGTATATAAAGCTTCTGAGGAAAATGGGTGACGTTGAGAAATTGAGAGCAGCAAGGGAAGCTATGAGTGAACTCTTTCCGTTGAGCCCTGCAATGTGGCAAGAATGGATCAAAGATGAACTCTCTCTCAACACTGATTCGCAGGATTCTTCCTCTGTGATTGTGAAGCTTTACGAGCGTGCCGTGTTCGATTATATGTCTGTGTCTCTTTGGTGTGACTACATCAATTTCGTGCAAGAGTTTGACCCAATTGTACGGCAATGTTCGCCAGCCGGTATTTCCAAGGCAAGGGATCTTTTTGAGGGAGCACTTACCGCGGCCGGTTTGCATGTTGCTGAAGGTAGCAAAATATGGGAAGCATATAGGCAATATGAGCAGGCTATATTCCTAACGATTGATGAAACTGATACACAGGCGAAAGAGAAACAAGTTCAACGCATTCGAGGTTTATTTCATCGGCAATTATCTGTTCCTCTTGCTGATATGAGTTCAACATTTACAGACTATAAGACTTGGGAGGAGGAACAAGGAAGTGTTCAGGATCCTAATATTGTATCCGCATACCAAAAGGCCTTGGAGATGTATAATGCTCGTGGTCATTTTGAAGAACATGTTACTAGATTGGATTCACCTGATTCAGAAAGACTACAACACTACTTGAGCTATTTGAAATTTGAGGAAACTTCTGGAACACCTGCGAGAGTTCAAGTTCTGTATGAACGAGCCATCACGGACTTTCCTATATCACCTGATCTCTGGCTTGGCTACACTCGATACATGGACAAGACTTTGAAGGTTGGTAGTGTTGTCAGCAACATTTATTTCAGGGCCACTAAGAACTGTCCTTGGGTTGGGGAACTTTGGGTAAGATATCTGCTTTGTATGGAGCGCAGTCATGCTTCTGAGAAAGAGTTGGCCGAAGTCTTTGAGAAGTCCTTGCGATGCACCTTTTCAACTCTTGATGAGTATCTTGATTTGTTTCTCACTCGGATAGATGGCTTAAGGCGAAGAATGGCATCCACTGGTGAAGAGGATCAGCTGGAATACACAAAAATAAGGGAGGTCTTCCAGCAGGCATCAGATTACCTGTCGCCACAGTTGAAGAATACAGAGGGTTTGCTGCACTTGCATGCTTATTGGGCCCGTTTAGAGGCAAAACTTGGAAAAGACATAACTGTGGCACGTGGAGTTTGGGAGAATTTTCTTAAGATATGTGGATCAATGTTGGAGGCATGGAAAAGTTATATAGCAATGGAAGTTGAATTAGGTCACATAAACGAGGCGAGGTCCATATACAGGAGATGCTACAGTAAAAGGTTTTCTGGAACTGGTTCAGAGGATATATGCGACTCGTGGTTGCGCTTCGAGAGGGAGTTTGGCAAGCTCGAAGATTTTGATCATGCTTTACAAAAGGTTACTCCTCGTCTGGAACAGCTACGATTATTTAGAATGCAGCAGGAATCCAACTCAATAGAGGAAAATGAGAATAGTCGTAGGAAAAATGCTCACGACAAGAGAAAGCTTGGGTCTGACATTAGCAAAGAACAGACTCCTGCCAAGCGACCAAGAGGTGTTGATAGAGTGGCAGAGAAAACACATGTGGAAAATAAACATCATGGGCAGAATTCTTCTCAGGAGACAAAACTGGAAGATGTCAATTCAAGGAATAACAAATCTGATGACAACCTTCCCCCAAAAGAAAGCAAGACATACTCTGACCAGTGCACTGCTTTTATTTCAAATCTTCATGTTAAAGCAAACTATGAACATGTCCGTAATTTCTTCAGTGATGTCGGTGGAGTTGTTGCCATTCGTATCTTGAATGACAATTTCACTGGAAAATCAAGGGGACTGGCATATGTGGACTTCTTGGATGATGAGCACCTTGCTGCAGGTTTAGCTAAGAACAAGCAGAAGTTACTCGGGAAGAGGTTAAGTATTCTTCGATCTGATCCAAAGCGTGGGAAAATGAAGTCTTCTGCTCCAAAATCCTTAAAAGAACATGCAGATGCTCCGGATCATTCCAGTCGAAAAGGTTCCATGTCCAAAGAAACCGGTGATACTTCCAAGGTATCAGATGTAAAGGATGAGGGGATCTCTTCTAGAAAGCCAAGGAAGAATACTTTTGCTATGCCTAGAAATGTCAAACTGCATGGTGTCGCTGCAAATAGATCAAAAACAGAAGAAGACGATGAAAAGCCAAAATCCAATGATGAATTCAGAAAAATGTTTATCCATTAA